A genomic segment from Mobula birostris isolate sMobBir1 chromosome 31, sMobBir1.hap1, whole genome shotgun sequence encodes:
- the slc35e4 gene encoding solute carrier family 35 member E4, translated as MTTTDVFPEFPPPISDKATGETPKKRQMLHTFAAVVVLLATGTTITSLNKCIFAVYNFRYPLLLSALHMLTAIVVDYVLIRMGFVNLKIKEISLLPTAAKVKVFLLSLTFCATIAFGNMGLNCVQVSFAQVISTTTPLFTIAISKLFLGKHHHILKYTAMMPICLGASFSLLGEVQFDHKGCFYIFAATMLRGVKSIQQSILLQEEKINSIILLYLMSIPSFCILISAAFLLESGTVWEPSIKYDNRLWIFILLSCLGSVLYNLASFCVTTLTSAVTLHVVGNLNMVGNLVISQVLFGSEMTVLGYAGIGLTLTGALMYQNSDLIAAYLNSRSKHQEQDRLKTD; from the exons CcccaaagaagaggcagatgctaCACACGTTCGCTGCGGTCGTCGTGCTTTTGGCCACGGGAACTACCATAACCAGCCTCAACAAATGCATCTTCGCTGTGTATAATTTTCGTTACCCGCTCCTGTTGTCGGCTCTTCACATGCTCACGGCGATTGTTGTCGACTATGTTTTGATCCGAATGGGATTCGTAAATCTGAAAATTAAAGAAATCAGCCTCCTCCCTACCGCTGCTAAAGTCAAGGTGTTTCTGCTGAGCCTTACATTCTGTGCCACCATTGCTTTTGGGAACATGGGATTAAATTGTGTGCAGGTCTCCTTTGCTCAAGtgatctccaccaccacccctctcTTTACCATTGCTATCTCAAAGCTCTTCTTGGGAAAGCACCATCACATTCTTAAGTACACTGCCATGATGCCCATCTGTCTTGGAGCTTCATTCAGTCTTCTTGGCGAGGTACAGTTTGATCACAAAGGATGCTTCTACATTTTTGCTGCCACCATGCTGAGAGGAGTAAAATCCATCCAACAAA GTATTCTGCTTCAGGAAGAAAAGATCAACTCTATCATCCTGCTCTACTTGATGTCCATACCAAGCTTCTGTATCCTTATTTCAGCTGCATTTCTGCTGGAAAGCGGCACGGTATGGGAGCCGTCCATTAAGTATGACAACAGACTTTGGATTTTTATTCTTCTTAGCTGCCTGGGCTCTGTACTGTACAACTTGGCAAGCTTCTGTGTCACCACACTTACCTCTGCTGTCACTCTGCATGTTGTGGGAAATCTCAACATGGTTGGAAACCTCGTCATTTCACAGGTCCTCTTTGGCAGCGAGATGACTGTGTTAGGCTATGCTGGTATCGGGCTTACACTAACGGGGGCACTGATGTATCAGAACTCGGACTTAATAGCAGCCTATTTAAATTCGAGAAGCAAACATCAAGAGCAAGACCGTTTAAAAACTGACTGA